The following proteins are co-located in the Rheinheimera salexigens genome:
- a CDS encoding copper resistance D family protein, giving the protein MLLLTKFATYAAVSSCVGSILMQTLRSKQLRTTDTKLEAFDVWLSRWFLKWAGLGLVISLLQLPIQAGAMAENGIAGMFDPLMLSIMWQSAVGSQVSFIVVGFTLLLLSEWGINKLARFKTILRIVTVTGFILLAISFTFTGHTVELNTVFKGLLMLHILAMAAWAGSLWPLHQSCKALPADSLVTLMENFGKVAVFFVSILIACGVLLLLQLVEPISNLFTTDYGQLLMLKLIFVSGMLLLAAWHKLKLVAELAQHKNAQPLRLSILIETLLVVSVLVTTSVFTTLVGPQS; this is encoded by the coding sequence ATGCTATTACTAACAAAGTTTGCCACTTATGCTGCAGTCAGCAGTTGTGTCGGCAGCATATTAATGCAAACTTTACGATCAAAGCAGTTAAGGACTACTGATACTAAGCTGGAGGCTTTTGATGTTTGGCTTAGCCGTTGGTTTTTAAAATGGGCGGGCTTAGGCCTAGTAATATCACTGTTACAATTGCCAATTCAAGCCGGTGCTATGGCTGAAAATGGCATAGCAGGCATGTTTGACCCCTTAATGCTTAGTATCATGTGGCAATCAGCAGTGGGTAGCCAAGTCAGTTTCATTGTTGTCGGTTTTACGCTGTTGTTACTTAGTGAGTGGGGGATAAACAAGCTGGCAAGGTTTAAAACCATACTAAGAATAGTCACAGTGACTGGGTTTATTCTGCTAGCAATTAGCTTTACTTTTACAGGCCATACGGTAGAGCTAAATACGGTGTTTAAAGGCTTGTTAATGTTGCATATACTTGCCATGGCAGCTTGGGCTGGTTCTTTGTGGCCCTTACATCAAAGTTGTAAAGCCTTGCCAGCTGATAGTTTAGTGACATTAATGGAAAACTTTGGCAAGGTAGCGGTGTTTTTTGTATCCATATTAATCGCTTGTGGTGTGCTATTACTACTGCAACTTGTAGAGCCTATTAGCAATTTATTCACTACCGACTATGGTCAGTTATTGATGTTAAAACTGATATTTGTCAGTGGCATGTTGCTGTTAGCGGCTTGGCATAAACTTAAACTTGTTGCTGAGTTGGCGCAGCATAAAAATGCCCAACCGTTGCGGCTGTCAATTTTAATTGAAACGCTATTGGTGGTCTCAGTATTAGTGACGACTAGCGTGTTTACGACACTTGTTGGGCCACAAAGTTAA
- a CDS encoding copper resistance CopC family protein, whose protein sequence is MKILKTLKIVSAIAVLLMATTVSAHVDLTETVPADEAMLMQSPATLKQTFSAPVRMMKLSLIDAEKKAVKFGFAASATAASEFEWPLPTLKEGEYQVSWIVMGQDGHKMTGDYGFMLHGDMKMEAKQPSSQSLNHQSHSHQH, encoded by the coding sequence ATGAAAATATTAAAAACATTAAAAATAGTGAGTGCTATAGCTGTTTTATTAATGGCGACTACGGTGTCTGCACATGTTGATTTAACTGAGACAGTACCAGCAGATGAGGCGATGTTAATGCAAAGCCCTGCAACGTTAAAGCAGACATTCAGTGCCCCAGTACGGATGATGAAATTAAGCTTAATTGATGCAGAGAAAAAAGCGGTTAAATTTGGTTTTGCGGCTTCAGCTACAGCCGCCTCAGAATTTGAGTGGCCACTGCCAACCCTTAAAGAGGGCGAGTATCAGGTGAGTTGGATTGTTATGGGCCAAGATGGCCATAAAATGACCGGTGATTATGGTTTTATGCTCCATGGCGATATGAAGATGGAAGCAAAACAGCCTTCTAGTCAGTCACTTAATCACCAGTCGCATTCTCATCAGCATTAA
- a CDS encoding copper resistance protein B: MKITKLVSTTPVIALTASLLLVSAGVMADSQMDHSKMNHGDKAMDHSQMDHSKMNHGDKVMDHSQMDHSKMNHGDKAMDHSEMDHSKMNHGDKAMDHSQMDHSKMNHGDKAMDHSQMDHSKMNHGDKAMDHSQMDHSKMNHGDKAMSHSEMDHSKMNHGDMAMDHSQMDHGDMAMDHSQMDHGDMKMQGGKAPADARDPHAYSGGYTLADGPYAIGGGRQLILADEHRFYAIKADKLEHQFATDSLAFELQGWYGTTFDRLAIKLEGEVSDGKLEESQTDLLWSRAVYTFWDAQLGARFDTYAEGESRQWLALGIQGLAPYWFEVDVTAYLGNSGRTAIAAEAEYELLLTQRLILQSTVGLTAYGKDDAINGIGKGVSSFNAGMRLRYEFSRQFAPYIGVEWMAKYGNSADFARANNEATDTTSAVAGVRFWF, encoded by the coding sequence ATGAAAATAACAAAATTAGTAAGTACCACGCCGGTGATTGCGTTAACAGCTAGTTTATTGCTGGTAAGTGCTGGGGTGATGGCAGACAGCCAGATGGACCATAGCAAGATGAACCATGGCGATAAGGCAATGGACCACAGCCAGATGGATCATAGCAAGATGAACCATGGCGATAAGGTAATGGACCACAGCCAGATGGATCATAGCAAGATGAACCATGGCGATAAGGCGATGGACCACAGCGAAATGGATCATAGCAAGATGAACCATGGCGATAAGGCGATGGACCACAGCCAGATGGATCATAGCAAGATGAACCATGGTGATAAGGCGATGGACCACAGCCAGATGGATCATAGCAAGATGAACCATGGCGATAAGGCGATGGACCACAGTCAAATGGATCATAGCAAGATGAACCATGGCGATAAGGCGATGAGCCACAGCGAAATGGACCATAGCAAGATGAATCATGGCGATATGGCAATGGACCACAGTCAAATGGACCATGGCGATATGGCGATGGATCATAGCCAAATGGATCATGGCGATATGAAAATGCAGGGTGGCAAAGCGCCTGCAGATGCCCGAGATCCTCATGCTTATTCTGGCGGTTATACCTTAGCGGACGGGCCTTATGCCATAGGCGGCGGTCGCCAGTTAATATTGGCTGATGAGCACCGTTTTTACGCAATTAAAGCAGATAAGTTGGAGCACCAGTTTGCTACGGATAGCTTAGCATTTGAATTACAGGGTTGGTATGGCACCACCTTTGATCGATTAGCAATAAAGCTGGAAGGTGAAGTAAGCGATGGTAAGTTGGAAGAAAGCCAAACCGACTTGTTATGGAGCCGTGCGGTTTATACTTTTTGGGATGCCCAACTCGGAGCCCGATTTGATACCTATGCGGAAGGTGAAAGTCGGCAGTGGTTGGCATTGGGTATCCAAGGGTTAGCGCCTTATTGGTTTGAGGTAGATGTAACAGCCTATCTCGGTAACTCTGGCCGGACCGCTATAGCAGCAGAAGCCGAATATGAACTATTACTCACTCAACGTTTGATATTACAAAGCACAGTAGGATTAACAGCTTATGGTAAAGACGATGCCATTAATGGCATCGGTAAAGGTGTGTCGTCATTCAATGCAGGTATGCGTTTGCGCTATGAGTTCTCGCGTCAGTTTGCGCCTTATATCGGCGTTGAATGGATGGCTAAGTATGGTAATAGTGCTGACTTTGCCCGAGCGAATAATGAAGCGACTGATACTACGAGTGCGGTCGCGGGTGTGCGGTTCTGGTTTTAA
- a CDS encoding copper resistance system multicopper oxidase, which produces MNDNKFKLPASISRRRFVQGLAIGGVIASFPHVVHAGSSFKDNAATGSAPELSGKVIELTIAESLVNFTGVVRTATTINGSIPAPTLRLREGDEVTIKVTNTLSVPSSIHWHGIILPYQMDGVPGLSFKGIMPGETFVYKFTLQQSGTYWYHSHSGFQEMTGMYGALIIEPREQDIIVADREYVVQLSDWTDEDPMRVFSKLKVQGDMYNYNQPTVKDFLSDMSEQGLASALSKREMWQQMRMSPTDLSDLSSAALTYLFNGSTPLANWRGLFKKGEKVRLRFINGASNTFFDVRIPELKMTVVQSDGQNVHPVTVDEFRFGPGETYDVLVTPQSDAYTIFAQSIERSGYARGTLAVADNINAPVPALDPVEWLAMADMMGSMSHGGSMAEGAMDHSQHTANNAMDLSQHAGPSTAFAKASTQVRHASTEYGPSVDMRVDTPRTNLDDPGIGLRNNGRKVLTLSDLRSLEGVMEYRQPEAEIELHLTGNMERYSWSIDGLEFGQSTPVHMNLNQRVRVILQNDTMMTHPMHLHGMWSDLENENGEVQVRRHTIPVQPAQRISFLTTPHDVGRWAWHCHLLFHMDAGMFREVVVS; this is translated from the coding sequence ATGAATGATAACAAGTTCAAGTTACCAGCTTCTATCTCACGGCGCCGATTTGTCCAAGGGCTTGCCATCGGAGGCGTAATAGCTAGTTTCCCGCATGTTGTTCATGCCGGTAGTTCTTTTAAAGATAATGCGGCGACAGGTTCAGCACCTGAATTAAGTGGCAAAGTTATCGAGTTAACCATTGCTGAATCTTTAGTCAACTTTACTGGTGTAGTGCGTACAGCAACTACCATAAATGGCTCTATTCCGGCACCAACGCTACGTTTACGCGAAGGCGATGAGGTGACGATTAAAGTGACCAATACCTTATCTGTGCCAAGCTCTATTCACTGGCATGGCATTATTTTACCTTATCAAATGGATGGGGTGCCAGGCTTAAGCTTTAAGGGCATTATGCCCGGTGAAACCTTTGTTTATAAGTTTACTTTGCAACAAAGCGGTACTTACTGGTATCACTCCCATAGTGGCTTTCAAGAAATGACCGGCATGTACGGTGCACTGATCATCGAGCCTAGAGAGCAAGATATCATCGTAGCGGATAGAGAGTATGTGGTACAGCTTTCAGACTGGACTGATGAAGATCCAATGCGGGTGTTTAGTAAGCTAAAAGTCCAAGGTGACATGTATAACTATAATCAGCCTACTGTTAAAGACTTTTTGAGTGATATGTCAGAGCAGGGCTTAGCGTCTGCATTATCTAAGCGAGAAATGTGGCAACAGATGAGAATGAGCCCTACCGATTTATCTGATTTATCGAGTGCGGCGCTTACCTATCTGTTTAATGGTAGTACGCCGTTGGCAAATTGGCGCGGCCTATTTAAAAAAGGCGAAAAAGTTCGTTTACGCTTTATTAATGGCGCCAGTAATACCTTCTTCGATGTCCGTATTCCAGAACTAAAAATGACCGTCGTGCAATCAGATGGTCAAAACGTGCATCCGGTAACCGTTGATGAATTCCGATTTGGCCCGGGTGAAACCTATGATGTTCTGGTCACACCGCAATCTGACGCTTATACCATTTTTGCTCAAAGCATAGAACGTAGCGGATATGCCCGTGGCACATTAGCCGTTGCCGATAATATTAATGCGCCGGTTCCTGCGCTAGATCCTGTGGAGTGGTTAGCCATGGCAGACATGATGGGCAGTATGTCTCATGGCGGTTCAATGGCAGAAGGAGCCATGGATCATAGTCAACACACGGCTAATAACGCAATGGACTTAAGCCAGCATGCTGGGCCTTCAACTGCCTTTGCAAAAGCAAGCACACAAGTAAGACATGCTAGTACTGAATACGGACCTTCAGTTGATATGCGCGTTGATACGCCAAGAACAAATTTAGACGACCCAGGTATAGGTTTGCGTAATAATGGCCGTAAAGTGCTGACTCTATCTGACCTTCGCTCGCTTGAAGGGGTAATGGAATATCGCCAACCTGAAGCTGAAATTGAATTGCATCTTACCGGCAATATGGAGCGGTATAGCTGGTCAATTGATGGTTTAGAGTTTGGTCAAAGTACGCCAGTGCATATGAACCTTAACCAACGCGTTAGAGTGATTTTGCAAAATGACACCATGATGACTCATCCTATGCATTTGCATGGAATGTGGAGTGATCTGGAAAATGAAAATGGTGAAGTCCAAGTCAGACGCCACACTATTCCAGTACAACCCGCTCAGCGAATTAGCTTTTTAACAACGCCGCATGATGTAGGTCGCTGGGCTTGGCATTGTCATCTGTTATTTCATATGGATGCAGGTATGTTTAGAGAAGTGGTGGTGTCATGA